The stretch of DNA GCATTTATGGAGCGAGCCTACAGGGTTCGATTATTATAAGTACCATGTCCTTAATGAAGAGCAAGGTAGTTATTGGGATCCTGTTTACAACGAAAATGGTAAAGAAATTCAAGAAAAGGGCTATGCTACAAACCTGACAGGAAAATATGCCATAGAGTGGTTAGAAAAGAAGAGAGATACCTCAAAACCCTTTATGCTTATGTTTCAATTTAAAGCACCACACAGGCCTTGGTACCCTGATGAAAAATACAAAAACTTATTTGATGGTGTAGACATGCCCTATCCGGAAACTTTTGATGATGATTATAAAACTAGAGAGCTTACAGCGGGCAAATCTATGATGTCTATTGAAAATCATTTAACTAATAAAGATTTAAAAATAACACCACCAGAAGGACTTTCATCTGAAGCATATGCCAAATGGTTGAGATTAGGTGATAAAGGAGAATATGTGTCACCTTCAGATACATTAACCGGAGCAGCATTAAAAAAATGGAAATACCAAACGTACATAAAAGATTATCTGGCATGCATAAGATCGGTTGACGATAATATCGGTAAACTTTTAGAGTATTTAGATAAAAACGATTTAACAAAGAATACCATCGTTATCTACACAGCAGACCAAGGGTTCTATTTAGGAGATCATGGTTGGTATGATAAACGATTTATGTATGAGGAATCTTTAAGAATGCCTTTTATAATTAGATATCCGGGAGAAATTGAAGCAGGGAAGCAAAATGACCAAATTAATTTGAATATTGATTTTGGGCCTACCATTCTGGATTTAGCAAATGTAGATACGCCAAAAGCCATGCAAGGCAAAAGTTTTGCTAAAAGCCTAACAAGTAAGAATCCAAAATGTGGGAGGAAAGACATGTACTATCACTATTATGAATATCCTAAGTGGCATAACGTACAACCTCATTATGGCATTAGAACAGAAAGATATAAATTAATTCATTTTTATTATAACATAGATGTTTGGGAACTATATGATTTGCAAGAAGATCCTAATGAGCTTACAAATTTATATGGAAATAAAGATAAAAGAGAACTTATAAAGAAGCTTAAAAGAAAACTTTATAAGCTTCAAAAAGAATACGGAGATGATGTTTCGCTTGAAGAAATGCGAACCGCTACCAAAAAAGGCATGGTAGAATATTAGTCATCCAATATAGTATTTACAAATAAAATTTTCACAAATGAAACCAGCATGATAAAAATAATCTTTAAATATACAGAGCAACGATTATTTTAATCATCAAAGGTTACATATGACTATTGAAAAACAATAAAAATAAACAAATGAAAAAACTCTGCATAGTACTCGTTTTAGCAGCTGTCATTGGTTGCGCAGAATCAAAGAAAAAGAATAGCACAGAACAGCCAAAACAGCAAACCGAAAGTAATGCTTCAATATCTGGTACTAATGAAAGTGCAAATGAAAAAATAGATGTAGCAGCTATGGATCATATTGTTACCTATTGGGATTTTGGTAAAGAAAACCCTTTTGTTAGTAAAGGAGCAGTAAACTATACGTTACAAAAAGCTAATGATTCAGTAAGTATTACGGAAATGCGTGGTATTAAATGCCTCAATTTAGAAGAAGGCGGTTATTTATACATTCCAAGAGAAGCGTGTCCGGCATTAAATTTTCATAGTGAAAATTCTTCATTTACTATAGTAGCTAAAGTAAATCGATTAAAAAAATCTTATGAGCAATGTGAAGCTATTGCCGGTATGTGGAATGAAACTCAAAAGAAACGTCAATATTATTTGTTTCTAAACCTCTTACAAAAAGAAAGCGGCGATCAGGTTTGCGGTCATGTATCCGATGTTGGAGGCCCCACGCCCGGCCATAGATGGGCTAGAGACGCTTCCATAGGTAAAACACCTATAGCATATGGCGATTGGGTGACTATTGCCTTTACATTTGATGGTGCTTATGCAAAGTCTTATTTAAATGGTAAACTAGATTCCAGAGAAGGTTTAAACCCTTATGAATTTAAACGACCACTTTTTGATGGAGGAGAAGCAGGTTCCGATTTTACAGTTGGAGCCGTTGATAGATTGGGCGAAATGGGGAACTATTTTGTTGGAGGGATCTCATATCTAGCGGTATTCAATAAAGCATTATCAGAAGCTGAATTAAAAGCTTTTAACTAAAATTTATTCATTTATGATTAATATAGGACATTTTGTTACAAAAAGTTATTGTTCGGTCATTGTGTTATGCATTTTTATAATTTTTTCTTCTTGTCAAGAAGGAGAAAAACAAAAAAGCAACACGACTGTAAACGATAAGTATAATGTGCTTTTTGTATCTATAGATGACCTTCGTCCACAGTTAGGATGCTATGGAGATCCCACTGTAGTGACACCTAGTATTGATCAATTTGCAAAAGAAGCTACTTTATTCAAAAGAGCTTATTGCCAGCAAGCATTATGCTCGGCGTCACGAGCGTCCATGCTTACAGGTTTAAGACCCGAAACTACTGGTATAACAGGAATGTATCAAAAAGGAATGCCTTTAGATGAACAATTTCCAATGGTTTACACCCTGCCGGAAAATTTTAAAGACAACGGTTATTTTAGTTATAGCATAGGCAAGGTATTTCATCAGATGGGAGGGACAGATGTGGGGTCAGACAATGTAGCCGATGCCTGGAGTAAACCAGCTTGGAATCCTCATGATGTAGGACCATACGGTCCAAAAGGTATGGAAAGGTATAAGGTGAAATACGATTCTTTAGCAAGTACTGGCTCAGATATGAGGAGTTTAAAAGATATTCCCAAAGTATTTTATGCTGAAGACCCAGACATACCGGACAACCAATTACCAGACGGAGCTATGGCAGATAAAGCCATAGAAATGATTAAAAAGTTTAAAGCCGATGATACAAATTTCTTTTTAGCTGTTGGCTTTGTAAAACCTCATTTACCATTTGTTGCTCCTAAAAAATATTGGGATTTATATGATCGCAACAAAATCGAATTAGCACCAAATGACTTTCACCCAGTCGGAGCACCAGAATATACCATGCTTCAAAATATAGGTATTTATAAATACGAAGACGCGCCGGCAAAAAATCAAAACCCGACTAGAGAACAAGCGTTGGACGCTGTACATGGCTATTTGGCTTGTATCAGTTATGTAGATGCACAATTTAAAAAGTTAATCGATGCGCTTAAAACTCAAAACCTTTATAATAACACCATTATTGTGGTTTATGGAGATCATGGTTATCAGGTAGGAGAACATAACGGTTGGGGAACGAAGCATTCAAATTATGAGTCATCCACCCATGCACCATTAATAATTAGAATACCTAATGCTACCACTTCGGGAAAATCTATTAATAAATTAGTTGAATTCACTGATGTATATCCAACACTTAAAGATTATTGTGGCTTATCAGAACCTGAAAATTATGAATTGGAAGGCACAAGTTTACGTCCATTAATAGAGGAGACTGCTACTACATGGAAAGATGTCGCATTCAGTACTTACCCAAGAAACATTAAGGGTGTAGGTAGAGCGCTAGGTACAGGTATGGTAACAGATAGATACCGTTTGGTGACATGGCATGTCCCTGAAAAGGCGTTTACAGAATACGAACTTTACGATCATAAAATAGATCCTCAAGAGAATTTTAATTTAATAAACCATCCTCATTACCAAGAGATCATTGAGGAGTTAAAGACAAAAATGATTATTCACAGTAAATAACATGTAACTGTGAATATTGATTAACATAAAGAATACACATATTATAAAATGAACAACCAACTTGCAGAACATAGACTCAACAAACTAAAGAAAGCCTTTAAGGATTTAAGCGAAAAAGCGAATGAAAAGGAAAAACTTTCTAACGGCGTTTTTGAGCGTTATAACAACCCCATTTTAACTAAAGACCATATTCCATTGCCATGGCGTTATGATTTTGATACACAATCAAATCCATTTATGATGGAACGTATAGGCGTTAATGCAGTTTTTAATTCCGGTGCCATAAAATGGAACCATAAATATATATTGGCTGTTAGGGTTGAAGGCTATGATAGGAAATCTTATTTTTCCATTGCAGAGAGTGATAATGGTATAGATCATTTCAAGTTTTGGGATCAACCAATAACATTACCTCAAACTGAAAACCCAGATATTAATGTATACGATATGCGTTTAACGCTGCATGAAGATGGGTGGATTTATGGCATTTTTTGTACTGAAAGAAAAGACCCAACAGCCCCTGCAGGAGATACAAGTTCTGCCATTGCAGGAGCAGGTATTGTAAGAACAAAAGATCTTTTAAGCTGGGAACGGTTACCGGATTTAATTTCAAATGCTGGTCAGCAACGTAACGTAGTCATGCATCCAGAGTTTGTAAAAGGCAAGTATGCGCTTTATACAAGACCACAAGATGGATTCATTAATGTTGGTCAAGGTGGCGGTATCGGACTTGGATATGTCACATCTATGGAAAACCCAATTATTGAAAACGAAAGAATCATTAACAATAAACATTATCACACCGTATATGAGCTAAAAAATGGTTTAGGGCCGGCTCCCATTAAAACCAAAGACGGGTGGTTGCATTTAGCACATGGTGTGCGTAACACGGCTGCCGGATTACGCTATACATTATACATGTTTATGACCAGCTTAGATGATATTTCTAAAGTGACGCATGTACCGGGAGGATATTTTATGGCACCGGAAAATGAAGAAAGAGTAGGAGATGTATCTAATGTATTGTTCTCTAACGGTTGGATTCAAGATGATGATGGTGCAGTATATATTTATTATGCATCTTCAGATACACGGATGCATGTTGCGACTTCAAGTATTGATCGTTTGGTAGATTATGTAAAAAACACGCCTGCAGATAATTTTAAATCAGGAGCATCTGTCAAAGTAATCAATCAGTTAATATTAAAAAATTCGAAAGTAACCAGTGACTTATAATTTTAAATCATTAAGGGAGGAGCTAGATGCTACCGTTCAAAAGAATATATTAGACTATTGGGTTAATAATGCAGTTGATGTTAACAACGGCGGTTTTATAGGACAAGTTAGTCATGACAATATAAAAGATATAAACGCTAACAAAGGTATTGTATTAAACTCACGTATTCTTTGGACATTCTCTATAGCCTATAGAGAACTAAATGATGCTATTTTTAAATCATTAGCAGATAGGGCCTATAATTATATTAAAACGTTCTTTTTAGATAAAAAATACGGTGGTGTTTATTGGGAGCTTGATAGTTTGGGGCATCCGGTTCAAAAAAAGAAACAAATTTATGCTCAGGCATTTACCA from Flavivirga spongiicola encodes:
- a CDS encoding sulfatase family protein — its product is MGKMKKDILLIVVLYVGIFNFLYSQSQHTEKPNIIFIMSDDHASHAISAYNGIYKDVAPTPNIDRLAKEGMLMSNTFCTNSICGPSRASILTGKYSHQNGFYKNVGGDPFDGSQQTFPKELQKNGYTTAVVGKWHLWSEPTGFDYYKYHVLNEEQGSYWDPVYNENGKEIQEKGYATNLTGKYAIEWLEKKRDTSKPFMLMFQFKAPHRPWYPDEKYKNLFDGVDMPYPETFDDDYKTRELTAGKSMMSIENHLTNKDLKITPPEGLSSEAYAKWLRLGDKGEYVSPSDTLTGAALKKWKYQTYIKDYLACIRSVDDNIGKLLEYLDKNDLTKNTIVIYTADQGFYLGDHGWYDKRFMYEESLRMPFIIRYPGEIEAGKQNDQINLNIDFGPTILDLANVDTPKAMQGKSFAKSLTSKNPKCGRKDMYYHYYEYPKWHNVQPHYGIRTERYKLIHFYYNIDVWELYDLQEDPNELTNLYGNKDKRELIKKLKRKLYKLQKEYGDDVSLEEMRTATKKGMVEY
- a CDS encoding LamG-like jellyroll fold domain-containing protein, with the translated sequence MKKLCIVLVLAAVIGCAESKKKNSTEQPKQQTESNASISGTNESANEKIDVAAMDHIVTYWDFGKENPFVSKGAVNYTLQKANDSVSITEMRGIKCLNLEEGGYLYIPREACPALNFHSENSSFTIVAKVNRLKKSYEQCEAIAGMWNETQKKRQYYLFLNLLQKESGDQVCGHVSDVGGPTPGHRWARDASIGKTPIAYGDWVTIAFTFDGAYAKSYLNGKLDSREGLNPYEFKRPLFDGGEAGSDFTVGAVDRLGEMGNYFVGGISYLAVFNKALSEAELKAFN
- a CDS encoding sulfatase → MINIGHFVTKSYCSVIVLCIFIIFSSCQEGEKQKSNTTVNDKYNVLFVSIDDLRPQLGCYGDPTVVTPSIDQFAKEATLFKRAYCQQALCSASRASMLTGLRPETTGITGMYQKGMPLDEQFPMVYTLPENFKDNGYFSYSIGKVFHQMGGTDVGSDNVADAWSKPAWNPHDVGPYGPKGMERYKVKYDSLASTGSDMRSLKDIPKVFYAEDPDIPDNQLPDGAMADKAIEMIKKFKADDTNFFLAVGFVKPHLPFVAPKKYWDLYDRNKIELAPNDFHPVGAPEYTMLQNIGIYKYEDAPAKNQNPTREQALDAVHGYLACISYVDAQFKKLIDALKTQNLYNNTIIVVYGDHGYQVGEHNGWGTKHSNYESSTHAPLIIRIPNATTSGKSINKLVEFTDVYPTLKDYCGLSEPENYELEGTSLRPLIEETATTWKDVAFSTYPRNIKGVGRALGTGMVTDRYRLVTWHVPEKAFTEYELYDHKIDPQENFNLINHPHYQEIIEELKTKMIIHSK
- a CDS encoding glycoside hydrolase family 130 protein, which gives rise to MNNQLAEHRLNKLKKAFKDLSEKANEKEKLSNGVFERYNNPILTKDHIPLPWRYDFDTQSNPFMMERIGVNAVFNSGAIKWNHKYILAVRVEGYDRKSYFSIAESDNGIDHFKFWDQPITLPQTENPDINVYDMRLTLHEDGWIYGIFCTERKDPTAPAGDTSSAIAGAGIVRTKDLLSWERLPDLISNAGQQRNVVMHPEFVKGKYALYTRPQDGFINVGQGGGIGLGYVTSMENPIIENERIINNKHYHTVYELKNGLGPAPIKTKDGWLHLAHGVRNTAAGLRYTLYMFMTSLDDISKVTHVPGGYFMAPENEERVGDVSNVLFSNGWIQDDDGAVYIYYASSDTRMHVATSSIDRLVDYVKNTPADNFKSGASVKVINQLILKNSKVTSDL